From Corvus cornix cornix isolate S_Up_H32 chromosome 1A, ASM73873v5, whole genome shotgun sequence, a single genomic window includes:
- the IRAK4 gene encoding interleukin-1 receptor-associated kinase 4 isoform X1 — protein sequence MRSGARGDRGCRGQEVTQERRMGEPVTDSTYVRCLSYGLVRRLAEFIDPQEGWKKLAVDITNPSGESRYSQVHIRRFEAFVQMGKSPTCELLYDWGTTNCTVADLVDLLIRNQFLAPASLLLPEAVRMPQEVTLPLSSQETLPIHEKQLPVQEKEVASVKPVLAQSTEKQHSDPSYLREENSSSQSSNTDFQNFLFRDLESITNNFDARPESAGGNKLGEGGFGIVFKGYINGRNVAVKKLIAMVDVSVQDLKQQFEQEINIMAKCQHENLVELLGFSSDGAQPCLVYEYMPNGSLLDRLACLDETPPIPWNIRCKIVQGTANGINFLHENSHIHRDIKSANILLTDTYVPKISDFGLARASVTFTQTIMTERIVGTAAYMAPEALRGEITPKSDIFSFGVVLLEIITGLPPADEKREPQLLLSIKDEIEDEEATIEDYVDEKMSDWDVPSIHKMYSIAERCLNDKKTRRPDIKMVQQHLQEIKT from the exons ATGAGGAGCGGGGCCCGCGGGGATCGTGGGTGCCGCGGCCAGGAGGTGACG caggagcGGAGGATGGGCGAGCCCGTGACGGATTCCACGTACGTCCGCTGCCTGAGCTACGGGCTCGTGAGGCGGCTGGCAGAGTTCATCGACCCGCAGGAAGGGTGGAAGAAACTTGCGGTGGATATAACCAACCCTTCCGGTGAAAGCAGATACAGCCAAGTGCATATAAG GAGATTTGAGGCATTTGTACAAATGGGAAAGAGCCCCACATGTGAATTGCTTTATGACTGGGGAACCACAAACTGTACAGTTGCTGATCTTGTGGATCTGCTGATTAGGAATCAATTCCTAGCACCAGCAAGCCTTTTGCTTCCAG AAGCTGTAAGGATGCCACAAGAAGTTACATTACCTCTTTCTTCACAGGAAACCTTGCCTATACATGAGAAACAGCTACCTgtacaggaaaaagaagtggCGTCTGTAAAGCCTGTTTTAGCTCAGAGTACTGAGAAGCAACATTCAGATCCTTCCTActtaagagaagaaaacagcagctcacAGTCCAGTAACACAG ATTTCCAGAATTTTTTGTTTCGTGACTTGGAAAGcattacaaataattttgatgCCCGACCAGAATCAGCTGGAGGTAATAAACTGGGAGAAGGTGGCTTTGGCATTGTGTTCAAAGGCTACATCAACGGCAGAAACGTGGCTGTCAAGAAGCTCATTGCT ATGGTCGATGTTAGTGTTCAGGACTTGAAACAGCAGTTTGAGCAAGAAATAAACATAATGGCAAA GTGTCAGCATGAAAATTTAGTAGAATTACTTGGTTTCTCAAGTGATGGTGCTCAGCCATGTCTGGTGTATGAATATATGCCCAATGGTTCGTTGCTTGACAGACTTGCTTGTCTG GATGAAACTCCACCAATTCCTTGGAATATAAGATGTAAAATTGTTCAAGGTACAGCAAATGGCATCAActttttgcatgaaaatagTCATATTCACAGAGATATTAAAAG TGCAAATATCTTATTAACTGATACATATGTGCCCAAAATTTCTGACTTTGGCCTTGCAAGAGCATCTGTAACATTCACACAGACAATCATGACTGAAAGAATTGTTGGAACAGCAGCCTATATGGCACCTGAAGCTCTGCGAGGAGAGATAACGCCTAAATCTGATATCTTCAGTTTTGGAGTA GTCTTACTAGAAATAATAACAGGTCTTCCTCCAGCAGATGAAAAGCGGGAGCCACAGTTGCTG TTAAGTATAAAGGATGAAATTGAGGATGAGGAAGCAACTATTGAGGATTATGTTGATGAAAAGATGAGTGACTGGGATGTACCTTCAATTCATAAAATGTATTCAATTGCTGAGCGGTGTCtgaatgacaaaaaaaccagaaggcCAGACATTAAGATG GTCCAACAGCATctccaagaaataaaaacttga
- the IRAK4 gene encoding interleukin-1 receptor-associated kinase 4 isoform X3, translated as MRSGARGDRGCRGQEERRMGEPVTDSTYVRCLSYGLVRRLAEFIDPQEGWKKLAVDITNPSGESRYSQVHIRRFEAFVQMGKSPTCELLYDWGTTNCTVADLVDLLIRNQFLAPASLLLPEAVRMPQEVTLPLSSQETLPIHEKQLPVQEKEVASVKPVLAQSTEKQHSDPSYLREENSSSQSSNTDFQNFLFRDLESITNNFDARPESAGGNKLGEGGFGIVFKGYINGRNVAVKKLIAMVDVSVQDLKQQFEQEINIMAKCQHENLVELLGFSSDGAQPCLVYEYMPNGSLLDRLACLDETPPIPWNIRCKIVQGTANGINFLHENSHIHRDIKSANILLTDTYVPKISDFGLARASVTFTQTIMTERIVGTAAYMAPEALRGEITPKSDIFSFGVVLLEIITGLPPADEKREPQLLLSIKDEIEDEEATIEDYVDEKMSDWDVPSIHKMYSIAERCLNDKKTRRPDIKMVQQHLQEIKT; from the exons ATGAGGAGCGGGGCCCGCGGGGATCGTGGGTGCCGCGGCCAGGAG gagcGGAGGATGGGCGAGCCCGTGACGGATTCCACGTACGTCCGCTGCCTGAGCTACGGGCTCGTGAGGCGGCTGGCAGAGTTCATCGACCCGCAGGAAGGGTGGAAGAAACTTGCGGTGGATATAACCAACCCTTCCGGTGAAAGCAGATACAGCCAAGTGCATATAAG GAGATTTGAGGCATTTGTACAAATGGGAAAGAGCCCCACATGTGAATTGCTTTATGACTGGGGAACCACAAACTGTACAGTTGCTGATCTTGTGGATCTGCTGATTAGGAATCAATTCCTAGCACCAGCAAGCCTTTTGCTTCCAG AAGCTGTAAGGATGCCACAAGAAGTTACATTACCTCTTTCTTCACAGGAAACCTTGCCTATACATGAGAAACAGCTACCTgtacaggaaaaagaagtggCGTCTGTAAAGCCTGTTTTAGCTCAGAGTACTGAGAAGCAACATTCAGATCCTTCCTActtaagagaagaaaacagcagctcacAGTCCAGTAACACAG ATTTCCAGAATTTTTTGTTTCGTGACTTGGAAAGcattacaaataattttgatgCCCGACCAGAATCAGCTGGAGGTAATAAACTGGGAGAAGGTGGCTTTGGCATTGTGTTCAAAGGCTACATCAACGGCAGAAACGTGGCTGTCAAGAAGCTCATTGCT ATGGTCGATGTTAGTGTTCAGGACTTGAAACAGCAGTTTGAGCAAGAAATAAACATAATGGCAAA GTGTCAGCATGAAAATTTAGTAGAATTACTTGGTTTCTCAAGTGATGGTGCTCAGCCATGTCTGGTGTATGAATATATGCCCAATGGTTCGTTGCTTGACAGACTTGCTTGTCTG GATGAAACTCCACCAATTCCTTGGAATATAAGATGTAAAATTGTTCAAGGTACAGCAAATGGCATCAActttttgcatgaaaatagTCATATTCACAGAGATATTAAAAG TGCAAATATCTTATTAACTGATACATATGTGCCCAAAATTTCTGACTTTGGCCTTGCAAGAGCATCTGTAACATTCACACAGACAATCATGACTGAAAGAATTGTTGGAACAGCAGCCTATATGGCACCTGAAGCTCTGCGAGGAGAGATAACGCCTAAATCTGATATCTTCAGTTTTGGAGTA GTCTTACTAGAAATAATAACAGGTCTTCCTCCAGCAGATGAAAAGCGGGAGCCACAGTTGCTG TTAAGTATAAAGGATGAAATTGAGGATGAGGAAGCAACTATTGAGGATTATGTTGATGAAAAGATGAGTGACTGGGATGTACCTTCAATTCATAAAATGTATTCAATTGCTGAGCGGTGTCtgaatgacaaaaaaaccagaaggcCAGACATTAAGATG GTCCAACAGCATctccaagaaataaaaacttga
- the IRAK4 gene encoding interleukin-1 receptor-associated kinase 4 isoform X2, giving the protein MRSGARGDRGCRGQEVTERRMGEPVTDSTYVRCLSYGLVRRLAEFIDPQEGWKKLAVDITNPSGESRYSQVHIRRFEAFVQMGKSPTCELLYDWGTTNCTVADLVDLLIRNQFLAPASLLLPEAVRMPQEVTLPLSSQETLPIHEKQLPVQEKEVASVKPVLAQSTEKQHSDPSYLREENSSSQSSNTDFQNFLFRDLESITNNFDARPESAGGNKLGEGGFGIVFKGYINGRNVAVKKLIAMVDVSVQDLKQQFEQEINIMAKCQHENLVELLGFSSDGAQPCLVYEYMPNGSLLDRLACLDETPPIPWNIRCKIVQGTANGINFLHENSHIHRDIKSANILLTDTYVPKISDFGLARASVTFTQTIMTERIVGTAAYMAPEALRGEITPKSDIFSFGVVLLEIITGLPPADEKREPQLLLSIKDEIEDEEATIEDYVDEKMSDWDVPSIHKMYSIAERCLNDKKTRRPDIKMVQQHLQEIKT; this is encoded by the exons ATGAGGAGCGGGGCCCGCGGGGATCGTGGGTGCCGCGGCCAGGAGGTGACG gagcGGAGGATGGGCGAGCCCGTGACGGATTCCACGTACGTCCGCTGCCTGAGCTACGGGCTCGTGAGGCGGCTGGCAGAGTTCATCGACCCGCAGGAAGGGTGGAAGAAACTTGCGGTGGATATAACCAACCCTTCCGGTGAAAGCAGATACAGCCAAGTGCATATAAG GAGATTTGAGGCATTTGTACAAATGGGAAAGAGCCCCACATGTGAATTGCTTTATGACTGGGGAACCACAAACTGTACAGTTGCTGATCTTGTGGATCTGCTGATTAGGAATCAATTCCTAGCACCAGCAAGCCTTTTGCTTCCAG AAGCTGTAAGGATGCCACAAGAAGTTACATTACCTCTTTCTTCACAGGAAACCTTGCCTATACATGAGAAACAGCTACCTgtacaggaaaaagaagtggCGTCTGTAAAGCCTGTTTTAGCTCAGAGTACTGAGAAGCAACATTCAGATCCTTCCTActtaagagaagaaaacagcagctcacAGTCCAGTAACACAG ATTTCCAGAATTTTTTGTTTCGTGACTTGGAAAGcattacaaataattttgatgCCCGACCAGAATCAGCTGGAGGTAATAAACTGGGAGAAGGTGGCTTTGGCATTGTGTTCAAAGGCTACATCAACGGCAGAAACGTGGCTGTCAAGAAGCTCATTGCT ATGGTCGATGTTAGTGTTCAGGACTTGAAACAGCAGTTTGAGCAAGAAATAAACATAATGGCAAA GTGTCAGCATGAAAATTTAGTAGAATTACTTGGTTTCTCAAGTGATGGTGCTCAGCCATGTCTGGTGTATGAATATATGCCCAATGGTTCGTTGCTTGACAGACTTGCTTGTCTG GATGAAACTCCACCAATTCCTTGGAATATAAGATGTAAAATTGTTCAAGGTACAGCAAATGGCATCAActttttgcatgaaaatagTCATATTCACAGAGATATTAAAAG TGCAAATATCTTATTAACTGATACATATGTGCCCAAAATTTCTGACTTTGGCCTTGCAAGAGCATCTGTAACATTCACACAGACAATCATGACTGAAAGAATTGTTGGAACAGCAGCCTATATGGCACCTGAAGCTCTGCGAGGAGAGATAACGCCTAAATCTGATATCTTCAGTTTTGGAGTA GTCTTACTAGAAATAATAACAGGTCTTCCTCCAGCAGATGAAAAGCGGGAGCCACAGTTGCTG TTAAGTATAAAGGATGAAATTGAGGATGAGGAAGCAACTATTGAGGATTATGTTGATGAAAAGATGAGTGACTGGGATGTACCTTCAATTCATAAAATGTATTCAATTGCTGAGCGGTGTCtgaatgacaaaaaaaccagaaggcCAGACATTAAGATG GTCCAACAGCATctccaagaaataaaaacttga
- the IRAK4 gene encoding interleukin-1 receptor-associated kinase 4 isoform X4 encodes MGEPVTDSTYVRCLSYGLVRRLAEFIDPQEGWKKLAVDITNPSGESRYSQVHIRRFEAFVQMGKSPTCELLYDWGTTNCTVADLVDLLIRNQFLAPASLLLPEAVRMPQEVTLPLSSQETLPIHEKQLPVQEKEVASVKPVLAQSTEKQHSDPSYLREENSSSQSSNTDFQNFLFRDLESITNNFDARPESAGGNKLGEGGFGIVFKGYINGRNVAVKKLIAMVDVSVQDLKQQFEQEINIMAKCQHENLVELLGFSSDGAQPCLVYEYMPNGSLLDRLACLDETPPIPWNIRCKIVQGTANGINFLHENSHIHRDIKSANILLTDTYVPKISDFGLARASVTFTQTIMTERIVGTAAYMAPEALRGEITPKSDIFSFGVVLLEIITGLPPADEKREPQLLLSIKDEIEDEEATIEDYVDEKMSDWDVPSIHKMYSIAERCLNDKKTRRPDIKMVQQHLQEIKT; translated from the exons ATGGGCGAGCCCGTGACGGATTCCACGTACGTCCGCTGCCTGAGCTACGGGCTCGTGAGGCGGCTGGCAGAGTTCATCGACCCGCAGGAAGGGTGGAAGAAACTTGCGGTGGATATAACCAACCCTTCCGGTGAAAGCAGATACAGCCAAGTGCATATAAG GAGATTTGAGGCATTTGTACAAATGGGAAAGAGCCCCACATGTGAATTGCTTTATGACTGGGGAACCACAAACTGTACAGTTGCTGATCTTGTGGATCTGCTGATTAGGAATCAATTCCTAGCACCAGCAAGCCTTTTGCTTCCAG AAGCTGTAAGGATGCCACAAGAAGTTACATTACCTCTTTCTTCACAGGAAACCTTGCCTATACATGAGAAACAGCTACCTgtacaggaaaaagaagtggCGTCTGTAAAGCCTGTTTTAGCTCAGAGTACTGAGAAGCAACATTCAGATCCTTCCTActtaagagaagaaaacagcagctcacAGTCCAGTAACACAG ATTTCCAGAATTTTTTGTTTCGTGACTTGGAAAGcattacaaataattttgatgCCCGACCAGAATCAGCTGGAGGTAATAAACTGGGAGAAGGTGGCTTTGGCATTGTGTTCAAAGGCTACATCAACGGCAGAAACGTGGCTGTCAAGAAGCTCATTGCT ATGGTCGATGTTAGTGTTCAGGACTTGAAACAGCAGTTTGAGCAAGAAATAAACATAATGGCAAA GTGTCAGCATGAAAATTTAGTAGAATTACTTGGTTTCTCAAGTGATGGTGCTCAGCCATGTCTGGTGTATGAATATATGCCCAATGGTTCGTTGCTTGACAGACTTGCTTGTCTG GATGAAACTCCACCAATTCCTTGGAATATAAGATGTAAAATTGTTCAAGGTACAGCAAATGGCATCAActttttgcatgaaaatagTCATATTCACAGAGATATTAAAAG TGCAAATATCTTATTAACTGATACATATGTGCCCAAAATTTCTGACTTTGGCCTTGCAAGAGCATCTGTAACATTCACACAGACAATCATGACTGAAAGAATTGTTGGAACAGCAGCCTATATGGCACCTGAAGCTCTGCGAGGAGAGATAACGCCTAAATCTGATATCTTCAGTTTTGGAGTA GTCTTACTAGAAATAATAACAGGTCTTCCTCCAGCAGATGAAAAGCGGGAGCCACAGTTGCTG TTAAGTATAAAGGATGAAATTGAGGATGAGGAAGCAACTATTGAGGATTATGTTGATGAAAAGATGAGTGACTGGGATGTACCTTCAATTCATAAAATGTATTCAATTGCTGAGCGGTGTCtgaatgacaaaaaaaccagaaggcCAGACATTAAGATG GTCCAACAGCATctccaagaaataaaaacttga
- the IRAK4 gene encoding interleukin-1 receptor-associated kinase 4 isoform X5 codes for MGKSPTCELLYDWGTTNCTVADLVDLLIRNQFLAPASLLLPEAVRMPQEVTLPLSSQETLPIHEKQLPVQEKEVASVKPVLAQSTEKQHSDPSYLREENSSSQSSNTDFQNFLFRDLESITNNFDARPESAGGNKLGEGGFGIVFKGYINGRNVAVKKLIAMVDVSVQDLKQQFEQEINIMAKCQHENLVELLGFSSDGAQPCLVYEYMPNGSLLDRLACLDETPPIPWNIRCKIVQGTANGINFLHENSHIHRDIKSANILLTDTYVPKISDFGLARASVTFTQTIMTERIVGTAAYMAPEALRGEITPKSDIFSFGVVLLEIITGLPPADEKREPQLLLSIKDEIEDEEATIEDYVDEKMSDWDVPSIHKMYSIAERCLNDKKTRRPDIKMVQQHLQEIKT; via the exons ATGGGAAAGAGCCCCACATGTGAATTGCTTTATGACTGGGGAACCACAAACTGTACAGTTGCTGATCTTGTGGATCTGCTGATTAGGAATCAATTCCTAGCACCAGCAAGCCTTTTGCTTCCAG AAGCTGTAAGGATGCCACAAGAAGTTACATTACCTCTTTCTTCACAGGAAACCTTGCCTATACATGAGAAACAGCTACCTgtacaggaaaaagaagtggCGTCTGTAAAGCCTGTTTTAGCTCAGAGTACTGAGAAGCAACATTCAGATCCTTCCTActtaagagaagaaaacagcagctcacAGTCCAGTAACACAG ATTTCCAGAATTTTTTGTTTCGTGACTTGGAAAGcattacaaataattttgatgCCCGACCAGAATCAGCTGGAGGTAATAAACTGGGAGAAGGTGGCTTTGGCATTGTGTTCAAAGGCTACATCAACGGCAGAAACGTGGCTGTCAAGAAGCTCATTGCT ATGGTCGATGTTAGTGTTCAGGACTTGAAACAGCAGTTTGAGCAAGAAATAAACATAATGGCAAA GTGTCAGCATGAAAATTTAGTAGAATTACTTGGTTTCTCAAGTGATGGTGCTCAGCCATGTCTGGTGTATGAATATATGCCCAATGGTTCGTTGCTTGACAGACTTGCTTGTCTG GATGAAACTCCACCAATTCCTTGGAATATAAGATGTAAAATTGTTCAAGGTACAGCAAATGGCATCAActttttgcatgaaaatagTCATATTCACAGAGATATTAAAAG TGCAAATATCTTATTAACTGATACATATGTGCCCAAAATTTCTGACTTTGGCCTTGCAAGAGCATCTGTAACATTCACACAGACAATCATGACTGAAAGAATTGTTGGAACAGCAGCCTATATGGCACCTGAAGCTCTGCGAGGAGAGATAACGCCTAAATCTGATATCTTCAGTTTTGGAGTA GTCTTACTAGAAATAATAACAGGTCTTCCTCCAGCAGATGAAAAGCGGGAGCCACAGTTGCTG TTAAGTATAAAGGATGAAATTGAGGATGAGGAAGCAACTATTGAGGATTATGTTGATGAAAAGATGAGTGACTGGGATGTACCTTCAATTCATAAAATGTATTCAATTGCTGAGCGGTGTCtgaatgacaaaaaaaccagaaggcCAGACATTAAGATG GTCCAACAGCATctccaagaaataaaaacttga